One genomic window of Solanum stenotomum isolate F172 chromosome 9, ASM1918654v1, whole genome shotgun sequence includes the following:
- the LOC125875658 gene encoding polygalacturonase inhibitor-like codes for MNMNLPLLVVVFLCFASPSLSVRCNPKDKKVLLQIKEDLGNPYHLASWDPNTDCCYWYVVKCDRKTNRINALTVFQANISGQIPAAVGDLPYLETLQFHHITNLTGTIQPAIAKLTNLKMLRLSFTNLTGPIPEFLSQLKNLTLLELNYNQLTGTIPSSLSQLPNLLAMQLDRNKLTGTIPESFGRFIGPNIPDLYLSHNSLTGKVPTSLGDLNFSRLDFSRNKLEGDVSFLFGKNKTSQIIDLSRNSLEFDISKSEFAESLISLDLNHNRIFGSLPQGLKDVPLQSFNVSYNRLCGQIPQGGTLQSFDVYSYLHNKCLCGSPLPDCK; via the coding sequence atgaatatgaacttGCCTCTTCTTGTAGTTGTTTTTCTTTGCTTTGCTTCTCCTTCACTTTCAGTGAGATGCAATCCAAAAGACAAAAAGGTCCTTTTACAGATAAAGGAAGATTTGGGCAATCCTTACCATTTAGCTTCATGGGATCCAAACACAGATTGCTGTTACTGGTACGTCGTTAAATGTGACCGGAAAACCAACCGGATAAATGCTCTCACCGTCTTCCAAGCCAATATCTCCGGTCAAATTCCGGCAGCCGTCGGAGACCTTCCGTATCTCGAAACATTGCAATTCCATCATATCACCAATCTCACCGGAACAATTCAACCTGCAATTGCTAAGCTCACAAATCTCAAAATGTTAAGGCTCAGCTTCACTAATCTTACAGGTCCAATCCCTGAATTCCTTAGTCAGCTGAAGAATTTGACATTGCTCGAGTTGAATTACAATCAATTAACCGGAACAATCCCTTCTTCACTCTCTCAGCTTCCGAATTTGTTAGCGATGCAGTTAGATCGTAACAAACTCACCGGAACAATACCGGAATCGTTTGGGAGATTTATAGGACCAAACATACCAGATCTGTACCTTTCACATAACAGCTTGACCGGAAAAGTGCCGACATCTTTAGGTGATTTGAATTTTTCCAGGCTTGATTTCTCGAGGAATAAGCTTGAAGGAGATGTTTCGTTTTTGTTTGGGAAGAATAAGACGAGTCAGATAATTGATTTATCGAGGAATTCATTGGAGTTTGATATTTCGAAATCGGAGTTTGCTGAGAGCTTGATATCATTGGATTTGAATCATAATCGAATTTTCGGTAGCTTACCACAAGGATTGAAAGATGTACCGTTACAGTCTTTCAATGTAAGTTATAATAGACTTTGTGGACAGATTCCACAAGGTGGAACGTTGCAGAGC